A window of Gossypium hirsutum isolate 1008001.06 chromosome D13, Gossypium_hirsutum_v2.1, whole genome shotgun sequence genomic DNA:
GTTCATGTTCCACAAAACCCTAATTAATTAACACCCTTTTTTAGCTTATTTAGTtcgttactttttttttttcataaaaaaataaaacccatgAAAACTGAGGTAAGAGGAAACGGTGGATCAGTTTCCCTTCAAAACCCTAGTCTTTTCAACACCCCACTGGATCCCATAACCGGAGCACTCAAAGGGTGCCTTGGTAGCCTCGATGGAGCATGCATAGAGAAGCTTCTACTTCACTGCGCCAGTGCCCTCGAGAACAACGACGTGACTTTGGCTCAGCAAGTCATGTGGGTGCTCAACAACGTCGCTTCCACCGTCGGCGACACCAACCAGAGGCTCACCGCTTGGTTCTTAAGAGCCCTCATCTCTAGAGCGTCTAGGGTTTGTCCCACGAGCATGAATTTCAACGGCGGGAGCATGTTCCAGAGGAGGCTAATGACTGTTACCGAGCTAGTCGGGTACGTTGATTTAATCCCTTGGCACCGTTTTGGGTTTTGTGCATCCAACGGTGCCATTTTTAAGGCGGTCGAAGGGTACGGCAAAGTTCACATATTGGATTTCAGCATCACTCATTGTATGCAGTGGCCGACCCTAATCGACGCCTTGGCTAAGAGGCCTGAAGGCCCACCGTCGCTCCGTATCACGGTGCCCTCTTGCAGGCCACAAGTTCCCCCTTTGCTCAACGTGTCGAAAGAGGAAGTGGGTCACCGTTTGGCCAATTTCGCTAAGTTTAGGGACGTGCCTTTTGAATTCCATGTCAAAGATGATGACCCTTGTTTGTCCAATGAAACGTTTGCTACTCAGTTTGAATCACTGTTGACTCAGTTGACTCGTTCCCAGCTAGACCTTAGGGATGATGAGGCTTTGGTGATAAACTGTCAAAATTGGCTACGGTATTTATCTGACGAAACAAAAGGGAATACCACCACCGTGCGAGATGCTTTCCTCGACGTGATTAAAGGCCTTAATCCTCGTATTATAGTTGTGGTCGACGAGGATTGTGATTTAAGCGCATCGAGCCTTAGTTCGAGGATCACAACATGCTTCAATTACCTTTGGATACCCTTTGATGCATTGGAGACTTTCTTGCCCAAAGATAGTCGCCAAAGGCTAGAATACGAATCCGATATCGGTCACAAGATTGAGAACATCGTGGGTTTCGAAGGGTTTCGAAGGACGGAGAGGCTAGAATCCGGTGTGAAATTATCGCAGAGGATTAACGATGCCGGATTCGTTAGCCTCCCGTTCTGCGAAGACACCATTAACGAAGTTAAGTCCCTGCTTGATGAACATGCTAGTGGATGGGGTATGAAAAGAGAGGAAGATATGTTGGTCCTCACATGGAAAGGTCACAACTCGGTTTTCGCCACAGCATGGACCGAGTTGGAGGATTGAAAACATGTGTGGACTGCATTTGTCTTGAAGCTGCTGCATTATTAAGTAAAGCTTATTTGGGGGCTACAATGTAACCGGGGGGGAGGGGGGATTGAGTGAGGGATTGTCAGTGGTCCAAGTTGAACCAACAGAGACAAAACAGGGTGCTGTTTCACTTCGAAAGGCTGCAAATGGGGCGTAAGacgaaggaaaaaaaagagagcagaattttgaggataaaaatcatgttttcataccATTAATACTATCCCATCTTTATAATTTAAGGCAATTTTAGATTGCTTTTTGTATTTTGGTTCAGCATGAGATCAAACAGCAAGGAGAGaaattgtacatatataaaattGTCTTTGTCTGAGGCAAAAGAACCGCTCCCCTCTTTGTTTAATATAAGATCTCATTTGATGATGCATCACAGTAGCAGGCTAGCAGCACCCAACTACAGGTTTATCTGATAATGAGGCACTAACCTATGAGTTTTCATCCATAAATAACAATAAGACATcactttttttaatctttatatcATCGTCTATGTATATGcctattttactttaaaaaaatatttaatatatcctctatatatttatatactatCATCGAGTAAATCAAAAGCTAgtgaaaaatttataaataaatactaattattttattaaatataataaaatattaattaaaattattatagttTTTGAGTTTCGAGTTTAGAGTTTAATGTTTAggatttagaatttatattaggTTTGGATAATTCGCATTTAGCATTTAATGCTTTTGTTATACAATACTCAGAACTACCAATAATCCCCCTCCAACTTTTAAATATGAAGATAAATGTAGTTCAACGCACTTGAAATCACATCCTTCTGCACTGATAATAATTGcgaattgtattattattattcgtGTACGCTGCATCAAATATTCACCTTTTTACttataaagtttttatttaatacacTAATTGCATATAACTTTATGCAGTATCAATGAATAAGTATATGACGCAatctttaaaaatgaaattagaatactttaattaaaaaatatatgataatatgttatcATCTAATTTATTAACAATACCTAtaattatatagaaaaatatttgactaaaaataacaaactattataaaataaaagacagaATAAATAAGAAAGAGAATAGAAGAGCAAAGaaagaacatatttttatttatcaatcgTGATATTTACAATGCTtctcaaaagtttttatttataggcataagaagtataaatgaagtaaatATCTACTTCTAatcactattagaatttaaagtctATCAAAACTTATATTGATCTTTGATggatatccacttaataagatattcataacacccCCAATTGGATGTCCATTTGTAGATAATGTGTCtagttaaaaccttactaagataaaaaaaccgtgtggaaaaaaattcttagtgaaggaaaaatagtatacatatatataatacgcataatatgctgcctcattaaaaaccttaccaagaaaatccaatgggacaaaacatcgcttaagggaaaaagagtacagtGCGTATTTGCTCCCCCTCATGAAAagatcacatactttctcatgttctacgtattcaatcttgaatactaatttttcaaatgactatttgaatatatttgctaaacatttatatcaccattcttttggAAATCATGAGTGGggaaaaattttggggaaatatattttgatctcttcaagagtttcaacaataatcataacaaactttaatcatgattcttctataaaaatacaaataagtattttggatcattttataatcttcaactactattcactcaGTCAAATTTTAccacatatattcaaattatttcaattcatataaatgaacaatttcccaAGAATTTCAATATCCTTCTATcatcctaaatccttcaaggattttaatataaactttactacatagtgattcataaaagattgtaacaacaaccattagatgaaagttaaatcttttatgaattgtcaaaataatatatctaaaggttattgcatccactaCAAAAGAATATTACATCTTTTTATAATCAATGCCAAGACTTcgcgaaaaacttcatattttattccACTTTTCCAAAACTACTTCATTTATACTCttactggctttatacctttaaatATTTGGACTACTAGTCCAAAAACTCTACGAATTTAATTGCACTTGAGTTGTGTCTTTTTATGTTGATCAaattattccatatctatatttctcaatgtatttattcaagatcctctttttatttcattgCATACAAAATCATtttcgaccacttttattattcagttccacattttctcaaattgacataacttatcgagatctcttattttcattatttaaaattcagttttaggtacctgaatctcttctggagttttacttattagttatgtcttgagtctcttctagagcacccgcctccactatatgactatctagaagaattttcatctttggaactgattaatctattatttattctaactgattgtcctactaagactttgattcaaattaaaatattaacttgattattctcattaagtttgtaaataaaTCTGACAGTTAACTTGGAATGAGTTATCCTTGTTGAACTTGTAGTTCAAATTACTCAACCCCTAattcattacaagttattatttctctctcccctaatgtcgggaaaactatcaaatcaaaattgtaatcacaaatcatgtcataattgaatctccaatacattcaaaacatctaataatacaaagagacttgtaattaatatatatattcccaactttctttgaggattcacacatctttgtgcattgtggtgtagcaattggaacatatacgcaatacaaaaattcaaagatgagaaatatttaactcttgatcaaaaaccaatgaggagtatttataacttattggcttgatgtgtacaacacgtaaatcaacataatctcatgttgaaataggaagtttcattctcataagtaatggtttagacgtTAATCAGAGGTGTTCAATCAATAagttctctaaaccattatgcacATAAATAACAtccttttacaaaaaaatttcaaatttaatcaataaaagactgagatataaactcatcagtattagcaagatgggttgtcttaattgcatgatctaaaattaattatttaaacaagcaagcTTGCAAATGgcaggttgcaagttgataacacataaATGATTATTATATAAATGCATCTACCAggaatcatataatatcaaaataatccaCATGGTGTATGAATGAgctcatattcatttcagaaatgtaagttattaaatctcaactttagctagtgagtttttaAGAGTCAATTTTCATTAAGAACACGCagcaaatgagaattctttaaattaaagaatcttctgaaTTTTAAATGAATGTCtatatgaattcttaattaattttcgcatcatatatgatctaggATGGTTTAACTGGTCACACcaagtagtaaatgtatttgtatcagtaaacttctggtttactttaacatgcatttcaattgtactaataatgtcaatataaattgtgacaaattgatAATCTTACTATTAttcattttactttgtatccacatataagttcTATTGTGACATTACTactagaaatgtctaaatcaatatgaagtttataatgtcactaagtcaacaaaataaatataaattccaaacaattatatgtaatattcacttcaaggaatatgccaaaatctttttTTTCTGTGTTAAGTCTTGGCAATTTTATCAAGAAGTAATCAAATTAAACTCCAGTAGTagactttgaatccaatcaaaatctattaatagcaaaatttgagAGTAGATCTTATATTTCAGGTGTACAATAGATACATAACCAACGACTTTTCATATATAAGTTTTCTCTCTTACAAGTTATCATCAATAATATTTttccacgtaattttaattgagaacttattctaaATACTttagagttatactcacagtttctttaaaaaaaacttacaactttaggtgcatccaaccataacgagctttagatagaactaccatattctattgctcataagtagatatttcacagtcaaatattttactttcaatcccttaatggggatgatgacaaaagaatatcataaAGATAGTCACAATCAATTGACTACATAACAAGAGTAATAAATATAAACCAATAACCCAATCGTcttttgattcatatgaaatataatcttttcttcattcacaatctcaacaTAATATCCAttataatgaatatattttaaaactaatgccttaaccatcacaaattttgtgctttttagatatAGATATATTAGCTTttctggagctttcaactaattttgtactatcaaatattggaataatatttgtttttttcagtactaaataagataaatattttctatttgtaatgatacaattcattactacattctcatatccttcctaaaaaaatattaacaaaaataaaatatttgggcatacgccaCATGTGGctaataatatttcatatcacattgataacatatgTTATCTTTACcttttgaagagttatcttgagaactctcattgttatcttatttattactatgttcccacttttagtggtccatgattatatcttttattttgtttatgtttgcattcactccagggaatgcaacaaatctagtaggacagACTTCTAAACAcctccattgattctttatttcataatcactatCGCAGAACAATggtggatttcaaatcaaaatctatctattcatattttcatgattagtctccaattataataaacatgatataataaataaatcatagtaaaatatacctgagattctttaacatcattattatcaccCTGGCTATTATCATGAGCACTGTTATAAGTAGTAAAAAAACTATGTTTTCGTAATAACATTTATTATCTAAtagtaaaaaaatcatttaataaacaaaatcaaaattttcgtgTACGATGCTTGAAAGTTATCTGATACACATTGTACCAAATTTCAAAACCACATATATGTTGTAAAATCTTATGATGctctaatcaaatatttataaattcaatttaaaatatataatacaataatttcaagcatattaaataaacaataacttaatagtttaaaagaaaccttaaagtaataatatttttcataaaataattttacaaaaaatcaaTCAATAAAGGAGAAAAACATACGACGTaaggattatataaatttatttgcaTAATGATTACCCATAATACGCAGGCCTCAATTGAAGACTGAAATTGTAGTAGCTCTAGAAGGCAATCAACAATAACTTGAGTAGCAAATTTGAATGGCTGGCTATTGCATTGGTTGTTGCTTGAAAGGAGTAAGGCttggtgaaaagaaaaaaaatttgtgacATATGGAGAAAAGCAATTAAAAGAGGATTGtgctgataacatgttataaaataaaatacagagaataaataatagagagagtgtatttttattgatcaatcgggATATTTACAATTCTTCTCCAAAGTTTCTATTTATAAacataagaaatataaatgaagtagagatctacttctagTCACtactagaatttaaagtatatcaatacttatcttgatcttgatggacatccacttaataagatatttataacaCAAGCATCATTATTCAATTCCAAGCGCAAGATTTcactaattataataatgaaTTTTATAATAGTTCAAAGGTCCCAATTGCTAAGTAATTATCACTAATGGTGTGTTTGGTTCACtggaatgaaataaaataataatgtgacACCTTATATCCCACCCAATTAGAGGATCCGAAAATAAAATACCACACTCAAATGCTGAAACAgcctaatttactattttaatttattgaaatggtAGTGTAGTGGtgaagttattttttaaaaaatttcgacagcatttcaaCTTATTTTACGTAAAAACCCCAGCAAAATTTAGATTTCACAGTATATATATCCATATCCAAATCATCTCCCAAAGTAAATCCCAACACATCGATATTCCAAAACATACCGCAAACTAAGCAtatttgtaacagctcgattttttagtggtgttagaaacagtggtttcgaggccacaaaatctggtgagtaagtttgtaaatattatttaatatttatgattcaaATATGGTTTCAAAAAGatttttgatttggtaatttatgttttataacgaTTTATTAGGTGCAAGTGGTAATAGCCTAAGGTCAAGTGATTTTacaaaatgaggtatcaggacctcgtttctataaattgagccataaatctttacaaaaaatatttacggagtgtcattaaggtggtattaaagtttcatttaaaaattttaacgtttcgatagttaattaattaaaaagactaaatcgtaaagaatgtaatttagtcactatttaatttgagtgattaaatggtttattgaataaggaaaagggacttaaatagtaattagaccattcaaggGTTGGTGGAAATTAGTGGGCttttaaattgttaaagtttgattatatttataagggtaaaatggtaaattattaaatatgtataatataataaaaacatgataaaaattcattatcatcttcttcattttaaaAGCCACCATCAAAACCCTAAAGGAGAAGAAAACATTCGGCCAAATTTGGTTTGGTGATTTGGTAGGCAGACTTTTCCcgtttttaataacttttatgtgtttgagatcgttgcaactagatcCAGCTAACCCGTACCTTTGTTTCtgattctgttaaaatttttggaagttgacattgataaatattaagtattttttatgaataacatggatttggagctttgattgtgttgtgtgatgattttgcaaagtgatttttgttaaatattgattttaggattaaattctgaaaatgtcaatatattagggtttgatagcgaattttaggtttattaggggctgtatgagggcctagaatatttgtatagattaactaattaagggattaaattgcaaaaattgtaaaagtttagggtaattgcataagttcaaaaaataaaagggtattgaTTGTAAAATGGattagaaatgaaatatatgctaataaatgagtaatttatattttagatcaagatcccgtagatactcatgaaaaataaaaaatagcggaatagtctctgaacttctacaattactacaattcagttcaggtaagttcgtacagttaaatttaaaatttgtataaattggtgattggtattatatatattctattgttggaaatgaattattgtttgaattataatattgaattggatattcggtttgaattgaacgcgagatttgagtacattcgtgtTTTGGTGTATGACGGGGGTTTGGAATagagatggtattggagggagatatcggcatattacccaagtaaaccggggttcagcatttgttgcgaaatttagtgttttactttctgtttggagTGATTTTGGTGgatcagctcttacgagcttctgttggCGTTATTCGGGAggaccagctcttatgagcttctgttgatgATGTAATCTTATCTGTAAGTCGTTCTTTAGATGGAAAAGTCTTGGTAAGGTGATTTAGTTAATGAATTTGTaagacatgttatttatttttatattgatttgaatacAGATGTATTTATTGATTGAAGTTGTGAATGACAAGGAGTTGTCATGGAcggtttttattatttgatttattatagtgagttcggtaagatttttgtttatctcatcgaacttactaagattcattaagcttacttttattgtttaatgtcattgtagattttcagaaggttggacgatcggatcaacactcaagtcacactactCAGTTtatctcggtagtttttgaaatgttaaattcagattatatggcatgtataggttgttgTGCTATTTTGGTAAATGTTATTGAGTATTGCATGACTAATTTCTTTATACGAATAAATATAGTTTGATATGTGAATAGCcatttatatagcaattgtgCAAATAGGatattgtttaataaaaaaagacAATCATGATACTAAACATTAATATGtcattataatttaattgtacttattatattatcatgtctttaaatattcagattatgGAAATACCACTGAATTTTACTTAGCGTATGATTTTTTTTTCGTACGTAGATTAGGCATAGtaattttgaatatttgtaaTTGAGGTTGTGAGCATCTatctcatcacatctccaagtgccaagagggtatctttcaaaattttgaatagaaaggcatgtacttaggaagataaagtgtgttccaagtagtagggacaagaatataatttatgaaaacttaattttttttaaatgttcaaatatattagtgattagccaaaatcactttggcaccaaatgtaatattcctatatcaggttccttgGATTGAGCCAGatataggggtattacatttagtggtatcagagctttgaTTTTTTGATTTCTAGGTAAAGAATGAGTCTAGAAGTACATGGCATATATAATATATCGATGTGATGAGATGTGATATCAATATTAGAAGTATTGATAAGTTTGAAAATCTGAATTGTTACTGATAAGGAAATGATTTTGAATTAGTTAGTAATGACTTAAGAGGGAAATAGATAAATACTGAAATTTGATAAAAACTTATAATCTATCATAGATATTGGAAGAAATGACAATAAATTTGATATTGCCTAATGAGATAACAACTTCAGCACGGAAGGAGAAAGTTGATAGGATGATGAGTGAAGTGCAAGATTATAGAATGAAACCAGAAGAAGACATTGTTCAACACCTTATTACTGTAAATCGAAAGATGCAAGAAGTGTTATGGAAGGGTCATTAactaattagaaaaaataaagtgCAATACTTGACCCTTAGAGGGACATTAATATAATGAGAGCATCAAATGATTTTAGATCAACTTTGGAAGACATTGATACCACGAACTTATTGGAATATAGTTATATACTATGTGAAGTTTATAATCTTTGATGGAGCAAGGAAAATAGCGAGACAAAGTGTAGGTTCACGAAAGTTGATTGGGAAGCAAAATGTCTTTGACATGTCATGGATGGAAAAATTAATTGTTAGGAAATTACCAAGAGAATTTATAGATTCAATACTTGTTACAAAgatggaa
This region includes:
- the LOC107918771 gene encoding scarecrow-like protein 32, which codes for MKTEVRGNGGSVSLQNPSLFNTPLDPITGALKGCLGSLDGACIEKLLLHCASALENNDVTLAQQVMWVLNNVASTVGDTNQRLTAWFLRALISRASRVCPTSMNFNGGSMFQRRLMTVTELVGYVDLIPWHRFGFCASNGAIFKAVEGYGKVHILDFSITHCMQWPTLIDALAKRPEGPPSLRITVPSCRPQVPPLLNVSKEEVGHRLANFAKFRDVPFEFHVKDDDPCLSNETFATQFESLLTQLTRSQLDLRDDEALVINCQNWLRYLSDETKGNTTTVRDAFLDVIKGLNPRIIVVVDEDCDLSASSLSSRITTCFNYLWIPFDALETFLPKDSRQRLEYESDIGHKIENIVGFEGFRRTERLESGVKLSQRINDAGFVSLPFCEDTINEVKSLLDEHASGWGMKREEDMLVLTWKGHNSVFATAWTELED